Proteins encoded within one genomic window of Felis catus isolate Fca126 chromosome C1, F.catus_Fca126_mat1.0, whole genome shotgun sequence:
- the AGMAT gene encoding agmatinase, mitochondrial, translated as MLRRLASRCARSLGTRGGARPAAGLRHLGRSPRRRASDAPRNQPPSSEVVARPVGVCSMMRLPLQASPQGLDAAFVGVPLDIGTSNRPGARFGPRRIREESVMLRTTNPSTGALPFQSLSVADLGDVNVNLYNLQDSCRLIREAYQKIVAAGCIPLTLGGDHTITYPILQAIAKKHGPVGLLHVDAHTDTADKALGEKVYHGTPFRRCVDEGLLDRKRVVQIGIRGSAMTLDPYRYSWSQGFRLVLAEDCWMKSLVPLMGEVRQQMGGKPMYISFDIDGLDPAYAPGTGTPEIAGLTPSQALEIIRGCQGLNVVGCDLVEVSPPYDPSGNTALLAANLLFEMLCVLPKVTVV; from the exons ATGCTGCGGCGGCTGGCGTCCCGCTGCGCCCGGAGCCTGGGGACCCGCGGGGGCGCGCGTCCTGCCGCGGGGCTCCGCCACCTGGGCCGCAGCCCCCGCCGCCGGGCCTCCGATGCTCCCCGGAACCAGCCCCCCAGCTCCGAGGTCGTGGCCCGGCCGGTGGGCGTCTGCTCCATGATGCGGCTGCCGCTGCAGGCCTCCCCCCAGGGGCTGGACGCCGCCTTCGTCGGGGTGCCCCTGGACATTGGGACCTCCAACCGGCCCGGGGCGAG ATTTGGACCCCGGCGGATCAGGGAAGAATCCGTGATGCTTCGGACAACCAACCCTAGCACGGGGGCCCTCCCCTTCCAGTCCCTCTCGGTTGCAGATCTAGGTGATGTGAATGTCAATCTTTACAACCTTCAGGACAGCTGCCGTCTAATTCGAGAGGCCTATCAGAAAATCGTAGCAGCTGGCTGTATTCCTCTGACCTTGG gTGGAGATCACACAATCACATATCCTATATTGCAAGCGATAGCCAAAAA GCATGGCCCCGTGGGGCTGCTGCACGTGGATGCCCACACGGACACGGCTGACAAGGCCCTAGGAGAGAAGGTCTATCACGGGACGCCCTTCCGCCGGTGTGTGGACGAGGGACTCCTGGACCGTAAGCGTGTGGTGCAGATCGGCATCCGGGGCTCTGCCATGACCCTGGATCCCTACAGATACAGCTGGAGCCAG GGCTTCCGGCTGGTCCTGGCTGAAGACTGCTGGATGAAGTCCCTGGTTCCTCTGATGGGGGAAGTGAGGCAGCAGATGGGAGGCAAACCCATGTACATCAGCTTTGACATTGACGGCTTGGATCCCGCCTATGCCCCGGGGACAGGGACGCCCGAAATTGCTGGTCTCACCCCTAGTCAG GCGCTGGAAATCATCCGGGGTTGTCAAGGCCTGAACGTGGTGGGCTGTGATCTTGTGGAAGTGTCACCGCCTTATGATCCTTCTG GGAACACGGCCCTCCTGGCGGCTAACCTGCTGTTTGAGATGCTGTGTGTGCTCCCCAAGGTGACAGTCGTCTGA